AAATCGTTCTCAAACAGGAATCAATGTAAGACTTAGTGAGTTATCAAAAGGGTACTACACGATCTCGTTTATCGCATACGATCAGGCACAAAATCAGAGTGCTCCCACAACAACCAGTTTTTGTGTTTTTGAGTGTCCTGATCCATCTACATATTGCCCGGGTGCTGAACCCGACGATGGCTGTGGGGATGCTTGCCCAATCGGCACTAAAGTTTGTTGCGTTGCGGTTTGTCCTGACACATCAACTTATTGCGCAGGCAATGAACCTGGAAATGGTTGTGGTGGAACTTGTCCAACAGGAACAAAATCACCATCATGTCCTGACACTAACACATACTGCGCTGGCAGTGAACCTGGCAATGGTTGTGGTGGAACTTGTCCAACGGGAACCAAAGATTGTTCCTGTACGCCGACTTGTGTCCCAAGCTCTTATTGCCCAGGAAGTGAACCTGGAAACGGTTGTGGTGGAACTTGTCCAACGGGAACTAAAGATTGCACTGGCTGCTCTGGCTGCCCTAGCGACACAAATGATTATTGTCCCGGAGACGAACCAAACGATACCTGCGGAAATAAATGCGCTAACGGAACTAAAGATTGCACAACTTGCACTGGTTGTCCTAGCGACACAAATGATTATTGCCCCGGAGAAGAGCCAGACGATACCTGCGGAAATAAATGCGCTGACGGAACTAAAAATTGCACTACCTGTGAGGCCGGAAAAACAAGATCATTAAAAGCGACATGTACGACAAAATGTAAACAAACTATGGATGGTTGTGATCAGGCTGATTGCAAGGCAACATGCGCTGATGTTTTAACCACACCACCCAACTGTTGTGATGGCGAAGCAGGTGTTGTGAATGCTGATCATGAGGGTGAATGTATCCAGACTTATAAAGAATTTTGGGAGTGCCCTTGATGTGTGATTTCTTTTTTAACTAAGAACCGTCAAATCACCATAACTAAAAAGTCGAAATTTTTTATCAATGGCAAATTTGTAGGCATTTAAGATTTTTTGTAAAGTTTTAAGTTCTTGCGCTCGCCCCTCAGGAATCATGCGTGTACCAAAAGCTGATACAAGGGCTAATAAACTTGATTGAGGCTGATGAAAATTCGTGAGCATTGCATCTACCACCTGAAATTTATAACCGGGCGAAATAAAAAGACGAGTCTCGCCAACAAAAGGTACGATCATAGGAATATTAGTCCCCCCCGTACCTGAAGCCCACACCGCTGACTCTAAAGCACGCGTTGCCGTAGTACCACATGCCCACACTTTTTTACCGGTAGCTTGTGTTCGCCTAACAGCTTCACAAGTTAAAGGTTCAATAATTGCAATTTCTGGATGAATTTGAAAATCAGATAATTTTTCAGTTTCAATGGGCAAAAATGTACCAGCACCAACATGTAAAGTCACATAGACAATCTTCACACCACTTTCGCGCAAATATTTTAAATGCTCATCACCGAAATGTAGACCCGCTGTAGGAGCTGCAACTGAACCTAAATTTTGTGCCCACACATTTTGATAACGCGTTTTATCTTCAGCGGCCTGATCAACTAACTTAATATTTTCACACACCTGATTTTCTCTGGCCTGAATAATATATGGCGGAAGCGGCACATTGCCGTGTTTTAAAAAATACTGAGCCAGGTCTACAGATTGTTCTATTTCAATTTCGCTGATGCGGCCTGTTTTTAAAACCTTAGCTTTAAGATCTCCTGGCAAATCAATAGTTTTTCCTACTTTGAGATTCATTCCTTTTGATAAAATTTCCCAATGCTTTTGATTTGCAAGTGTTTTTAAAAAAAATATTTCACCAAGGCTTCCAGTTTGTTTTTCAATAATAAGTCTTGCCCATAAAACTTTAGAGTCGTTTAAAACAAGGGTGTCCCCTTTTTTAAACA
The DNA window shown above is from Oligoflexia bacterium and carries:
- the queA gene encoding tRNA preQ1(34) S-adenosylmethionine ribosyltransferase-isomerase QueA, whose protein sequence is MLLTADLQFEYPENLVATSALARGKSRILHISRDRDQVEEINWSRFLAMFKKGDTLVLNDSKVLWARLIIEKQTGSLGEIFFLKTLANQKHWEILSKGMNLKVGKTIDLPGDLKAKVLKTGRISEIEIEQSVDLAQYFLKHGNVPLPPYIIQARENQVCENIKLVDQAAEDKTRYQNVWAQNLGSVAAPTAGLHFGDEHLKYLRESGVKIVYVTLHVGAGTFLPIETEKLSDFQIHPEIAIIEPLTCEAVRRTQATGKKVWACGTTATRALESAVWASGTGGTNIPMIVPFVGETRLFISPGYKFQVVDAMLTNFHQPQSSLLALVSAFGTRMIPEGRAQELKTLQKILNAYKFAIDKKFRLFSYGDLTVLS